The following are encoded together in the Kribbella voronezhensis genome:
- a CDS encoding MFS transporter, producing MSTPERAGRKEWIALGVLALPLLLVSMDVSVLYFAVPFISSDLGVSATQQLWIFDIYGFVLAGLLITMGSLGDRIGRRKLLIFGAVAFGLASVAAAYSQSPEQLIAARAVLGIGGATLMPSTLALIRNMFHDAGQRSKAIAFWSAIMMGGISLGPVLGGFLLEHFWWGSVFLINTPAMLLLLVLAPVLLPEFKAPVRGRFDLFSSVLSLASVLPAIWGIKELAANGIETLPIVSIVAGLIVGVGFIQRQRTADHPMIELAMFRNRAFSGALAANTIGTLALVGNAVFMTQYLQLVLGMSPLKAALWSLVPSVAVGAAAPVGNVLAQKIDRAYVLGIGFVVAAVGFGVLTQMHVDSSLVVLLVGAGLLAAGLVMVMSLVTEAIVGAVAPERAGSASALMETCSEFGGALGIAVLGSIGTAAYRGDLDTHLPSNLPAGVVEGAREGLPAATGIAAHLPTQLGTIVLDVARHSFSHSMNVVALVGAVLLTATAIAVTVLLRGTTPTPTKAEDSKQPEAEQTANPLDAQGAPLVGESEVALLTSKDGADETAHRIEAATPAPRAGAAASARRIEAAMPARRAEAAMPARRAEAPASARRAEAAASARRAEAAASARRAEAAASAQRAGAPVVADGNGQAVVVS from the coding sequence ATGAGCACACCGGAGCGGGCCGGACGCAAGGAATGGATCGCGCTCGGCGTCCTCGCCCTGCCGTTGCTGCTGGTCTCGATGGACGTGTCGGTCCTGTACTTCGCAGTTCCCTTCATCTCCTCCGACCTGGGCGTCTCGGCGACCCAGCAGCTGTGGATCTTCGACATCTACGGCTTCGTGCTGGCCGGCCTGCTGATCACGATGGGCTCGCTCGGCGACCGGATCGGCCGGCGCAAACTGCTGATCTTCGGCGCGGTCGCGTTCGGCCTCGCCTCGGTCGCGGCGGCGTACTCGCAGAGCCCCGAGCAACTGATCGCGGCGCGGGCGGTACTGGGGATCGGGGGCGCGACCTTGATGCCGTCGACGCTGGCGCTGATCCGGAACATGTTCCACGACGCGGGCCAGCGGAGTAAGGCGATCGCGTTCTGGAGCGCGATCATGATGGGCGGCATCTCGCTCGGTCCGGTGCTCGGCGGCTTCCTGCTCGAGCACTTCTGGTGGGGCTCGGTCTTCCTGATCAACACCCCGGCGATGCTGCTGCTCCTCGTGCTGGCGCCGGTCCTGCTGCCCGAGTTCAAGGCGCCGGTTCGTGGACGCTTCGACCTGTTCAGCTCGGTGCTCTCCTTGGCGTCCGTGCTGCCGGCGATCTGGGGGATCAAGGAACTCGCCGCGAACGGCATCGAGACCCTGCCGATCGTCAGCATCGTGGCCGGCCTGATCGTCGGCGTCGGCTTCATCCAGCGGCAACGTACTGCGGACCACCCGATGATCGAGCTGGCTATGTTCCGCAACCGGGCCTTCAGTGGAGCGCTCGCCGCGAACACGATCGGGACACTGGCGCTGGTCGGCAACGCGGTCTTCATGACGCAGTACCTGCAGTTGGTGCTCGGGATGAGCCCGCTCAAGGCTGCACTGTGGTCGCTGGTGCCGTCGGTCGCGGTCGGTGCGGCTGCCCCGGTCGGTAACGTGCTGGCGCAGAAGATCGACCGGGCCTATGTGCTGGGGATCGGCTTCGTCGTGGCGGCCGTCGGGTTCGGCGTACTGACTCAGATGCACGTGGACTCGTCGCTCGTGGTTCTCCTGGTCGGTGCCGGGCTGCTGGCGGCCGGGTTGGTGATGGTGATGTCACTGGTGACCGAGGCGATCGTCGGTGCCGTCGCACCGGAGCGGGCCGGCTCGGCCTCCGCGCTGATGGAGACCTGCAGCGAATTCGGCGGCGCACTCGGCATCGCCGTACTGGGCAGCATCGGTACTGCGGCCTACCGCGGCGACCTCGACACGCACCTCCCGTCGAACCTCCCCGCCGGCGTCGTCGAAGGCGCCCGCGAAGGTCTTCCTGCTGCGACCGGCATCGCCGCCCACCTGCCCACCCAGCTCGGCACCATCGTCCTCGACGTCGCCCGCCACTCCTTCAGCCACAGCATGAACGTCGTCGCCCTCGTCGGCGCCGTCCTCCTGACCGCCACAGCCATCGCAGTAACCGTCCTCCTCCGCGGCACCACTCCGACCCCCACCAAAGCCGAGGACTCCAAGCAACCGGAGGCGGAGCAGACGGCCAACCCGCTCGACGCCCAGGGCGCCCCGCTCGTCGGTGAGAGCGAGGTCGCCTTGCTCACCAGCAAGGACGGCGCCGACGAGACCGCTCATCGCATCGAGGCGGCGACGCCCGCTCCTCGCGCCGGGGCAGCAGCGTCCGCCCGTCGCATCGAGGCGGCGATGCCCGCTCGTCGCGCGGAGGCGGCGATGCCCGCTCGTCGCGCCGAGGCGCCAGCGTCCGCTCGTCGCGCCGAGGCGGCTGCGTCCGCTCGTCGCGCCGAGGCGGCTGCGTCCGCTCGTCGCGCCGAGGCGGCTGCGTCCGCGCAGCGCGCCGGAGCGCCGGTGGTTGCTGACGGCAACGGTCAGGCGGTCGTCGTCAGCTGA
- a CDS encoding TetR/AcrR family transcriptional regulator, translating into MDKTAEGLPRALQLMWGIEGPARPGPKPTLHISDIGAAGVRIADAAGLGAVSMAKVAAEVGFTTMSLYRYVDSKDELYTVMIDEAFGVPGPIAPELGWRAGITQWAMLVREAIHRHPWILQVPLFEPPLSPKQFEWMEAGLRVFEGTPLSAGEKLSSMVLVNIYVRGAAQLTAEMFARPDRTREENDQLYGRRLMMLATLERFPMIAATVAAGIERADSGDDPDDFKFGLTAVLDGIQALIDRSAART; encoded by the coding sequence ATGGACAAGACCGCGGAGGGACTCCCGCGAGCCCTGCAGTTGATGTGGGGTATCGAGGGGCCGGCGCGGCCAGGGCCGAAGCCGACGCTGCACATCAGCGACATCGGTGCGGCCGGCGTCAGGATCGCCGACGCCGCGGGGCTCGGCGCGGTTTCGATGGCGAAGGTGGCGGCCGAGGTCGGCTTCACCACGATGTCGCTCTACCGGTACGTCGATTCCAAGGACGAGCTGTACACGGTGATGATCGACGAGGCGTTCGGCGTACCGGGGCCGATCGCGCCGGAGCTGGGCTGGCGGGCCGGGATCACGCAGTGGGCGATGCTGGTGCGGGAGGCGATCCACCGGCATCCGTGGATTCTGCAGGTGCCGCTGTTCGAGCCGCCGCTGTCACCCAAGCAGTTCGAGTGGATGGAGGCGGGGCTGCGGGTCTTCGAAGGTACGCCGCTCAGCGCGGGGGAAAAGCTCTCGTCGATGGTGCTGGTCAACATCTATGTGCGCGGGGCAGCTCAGCTGACCGCCGAGATGTTCGCCCGGCCGGATCGGACGAGGGAGGAGAACGACCAGCTGTACGGGCGGCGGCTGATGATGCTGGCCACCCTGGAACGGTTCCCGATGATCGCCGCCACGGTCGCGGCCGGCATCGAACGGGCCGACTCCGGCGACGACCCCGACGACTTCAAGTTCGGCCTGACCGCGGTGCTCGACGGCATCCAGGCCCTGATCGACCGCAGCGCTGCCCGCACCTGA
- a CDS encoding NCS2 family permease: protein MSSPEAATARSRSAKFPAHRLDSFFKISERGSTLGRELRGGLVTFFTMAYIVVLNPLIIGTVKDGTGQYVGGGTDPVAAIAKVAVATALVAGVVTILMGVVANFPLALATGLGLNAFIAFSVATKMTWADAMGLVVIEGIIILVLVLTGFRRAVFEAVPLQLKIAISVGIGLFIAFIGVIDAGFVRRPAAAGGPPVELGVGGNLRGWPVLVFVVGLILVITLYARKIKGAILIGILAATVLAIGVEAIFDVGGRTNDNPGGWGLSVPKLPDNWFTKPNLDTIGEFNLFGSFDKVGVVSALLLIFTLMLADFFDTMGTMTAIGAEAGLLDEDGTPPNAQRILIVDSIAAAAGGAASVSSNTSYIESASGVGEGARTGLASVVTGVCFLISMVVAPLVTLVPYEAATPALVLVGFLMMTQVKGIDFDDLEVAIPAFLTIILMPFTYSISAGIGAGFVSYVLLKVVRGKARQIHPLMWVVSALFVIYFAIGPLGDWLT from the coding sequence ATGAGTTCGCCAGAGGCTGCCACAGCCCGCTCCAGGTCAGCCAAATTCCCAGCACACCGGCTCGACTCCTTCTTCAAGATCAGTGAGCGTGGGTCGACGCTCGGCCGCGAACTCCGCGGCGGACTGGTCACGTTCTTCACGATGGCCTACATCGTCGTGCTGAACCCGTTGATCATCGGCACCGTCAAGGACGGCACCGGCCAGTACGTCGGTGGCGGCACCGACCCGGTCGCCGCGATCGCCAAGGTCGCGGTCGCCACCGCGCTGGTGGCGGGCGTCGTCACCATCTTGATGGGCGTGGTCGCGAACTTCCCGCTCGCGCTGGCCACCGGGCTCGGGCTGAACGCGTTCATCGCCTTCAGCGTCGCGACCAAGATGACCTGGGCCGACGCGATGGGCCTGGTCGTGATCGAGGGCATCATCATCTTGGTCCTGGTGCTGACCGGGTTCCGCCGAGCGGTCTTCGAGGCGGTGCCGTTGCAGCTGAAGATCGCGATCAGCGTCGGCATCGGCCTGTTCATCGCGTTCATCGGGGTGATCGACGCAGGCTTCGTACGGCGCCCCGCGGCGGCCGGCGGGCCGCCGGTGGAGTTGGGTGTCGGCGGCAACCTTCGGGGCTGGCCGGTGCTGGTGTTCGTGGTCGGCCTGATCCTCGTCATCACCCTGTACGCGCGCAAGATCAAGGGCGCGATCCTGATCGGCATCCTCGCGGCGACCGTGCTGGCGATCGGGGTGGAGGCGATCTTCGACGTCGGCGGCCGGACCAACGACAACCCGGGTGGCTGGGGCCTGAGCGTGCCGAAGCTGCCGGACAACTGGTTCACCAAACCGAACCTGGACACGATCGGCGAGTTCAACCTGTTCGGCTCGTTCGACAAGGTCGGCGTGGTCTCGGCGCTACTGCTGATCTTCACGCTGATGCTGGCGGACTTCTTCGACACGATGGGCACGATGACCGCGATCGGCGCGGAGGCGGGCCTGCTCGACGAGGACGGTACGCCGCCGAACGCGCAGCGCATCCTGATCGTCGACAGCATCGCGGCCGCCGCCGGTGGAGCGGCCTCGGTGTCCAGCAACACGTCGTACATCGAATCCGCCTCCGGGGTCGGTGAGGGAGCGCGGACCGGGCTGGCCAGTGTCGTGACCGGGGTGTGCTTCCTGATCTCGATGGTGGTCGCGCCGCTGGTCACGCTGGTGCCGTACGAGGCGGCCACGCCGGCTCTGGTGCTGGTCGGCTTCCTGATGATGACGCAGGTGAAGGGGATCGACTTCGACGACCTCGAGGTCGCGATCCCGGCCTTCCTGACCATCATCCTGATGCCGTTCACGTACTCGATCTCCGCCGGTATCGGTGCCGGTTTCGTCTCCTACGTGCTGCTCAAGGTGGTCCGCGGCAAGGCGCGCCAGATCCACCCGCTGATGTGGGTCGTCTCTGCCCTGTTCGTCATCTACTTCGCCATCGGCCCCCTGGGCGACTGGCTCACCTGA
- a CDS encoding winged helix-turn-helix transcriptional regulator: protein MVERTRFDTAECPVARSVDAVGDWWSLLIVRDAFDGSRRFGEFQRSLGVAKNILSARLKALVDQGILQVSPVGAYNEYVLTAKGEALFPVIVALRQWGEAFAFEAGEPHSELLDRRDGKPLRPLEIHAADGRIVTPEATVVRKVGFEED, encoded by the coding sequence ATGGTCGAGCGGACCAGGTTCGATACGGCGGAGTGCCCGGTGGCGCGCTCCGTCGATGCGGTCGGCGACTGGTGGTCGCTGCTGATCGTGCGGGACGCCTTCGACGGCAGTCGCCGGTTCGGTGAGTTCCAGCGCAGCCTCGGCGTGGCCAAGAACATCCTGTCCGCACGGCTGAAGGCCCTGGTGGACCAAGGCATCCTGCAGGTGAGTCCGGTGGGCGCCTACAACGAGTACGTGCTGACGGCGAAGGGCGAGGCGCTCTTCCCGGTCATCGTCGCGCTGCGGCAATGGGGTGAGGCCTTCGCCTTCGAGGCCGGTGAACCGCACTCGGAGCTGCTCGATCGACGGGATGGCAAGCCGCTTCGCCCCCTGGAGATCCACGCCGCCGACGGCCGCATCGTGACGCCCGAGGCAACCGTCGTACGCAAAGTCGGCTTCGAGGAAGACTGA
- a CDS encoding cold-shock protein, translating into MPVGKVKWYDSEKGFGFLSKEEGGDVYVRAEALPAGVTNLKPGQKVEFGVVEGRKGEQALQVRLIDPPPSVAKAMRPKPEEMQLVIEDLIKLLDNIGEGYRRGRHPDAKAARGVATVLRGVADKLDI; encoded by the coding sequence GTGCCTGTTGGCAAGGTCAAGTGGTATGACTCCGAGAAGGGGTTCGGCTTCCTCAGCAAGGAGGAAGGCGGGGATGTCTACGTCCGTGCCGAGGCGCTGCCGGCCGGAGTGACCAACCTCAAGCCGGGGCAGAAGGTCGAGTTCGGCGTCGTCGAGGGCCGCAAGGGTGAGCAGGCGCTGCAGGTGCGGCTGATCGACCCGCCGCCGTCCGTGGCGAAGGCGATGCGCCCGAAGCCGGAGGAGATGCAGTTGGTGATCGAGGACCTGATCAAGCTCCTCGACAACATCGGCGAGGGCTACCGCCGCGGCCGCCACCCCGACGCCAAGGCCGCCCGCGGCGTCGCCACCGTCCTGCGCGGAGTAGCCGACAAACTCGACATCTGA
- a CDS encoding MFS transporter → MGFAAASKKTAGFTGRVGKATGRRIRGLTGAQGAGESGLSRLIELGAINAAGDTAFAVSLAGTVFFAVPSSQARDRVALFLLLTMAPFALMAPLIGPVLDRFRHGRRWAIGATLGLRGFLVWSLAASISGSSAWLYPAALGCLVASKAYGVTRASAVPRLLPKDVTLVTANSRISLAGLAGATIGAGIAGAFAAIGPQWSLRWAALVYTVGLVLAIRLPARVDSPAGEEMTGTEGRDARRRAITSAVARGIRCNLGLRFVSGFLTMYLAFLLRDRPISGINGAVAAGAVIAAAGIGNSLGTLVGSLLKARKPEAVVLVVLFADAIVAICVAVFYGFPLLIALGLVAGVCSSLGKLSLDAMIQRDVPESVRTSVFARSETVLQLAWVLGGGCGIVLPLIPRLGFGFLAAVLAVVVFLVIRQKPTSVPPNRPGTHPGPRDPAPHHDTRPVPHARGGVPGTNTAPAEPTQSTATTRTILSTAPESIAERRTRPARPDTPHYSEPTVELHFDPNQTLQAGGQHPGERSAANGGSQTSGAGSGGETRGEQGTDGGTSDLSRGGQGAGGGGVGDESRGGRESARRPVVGRWWSGQPDDDETVVEEQPWAVEPTLERKAGPFRRRRSGPESGTGRRPPR, encoded by the coding sequence GTGGGGTTTGCGGCGGCGTCCAAGAAGACTGCTGGGTTCACCGGGCGGGTGGGGAAGGCGACCGGGCGGCGGATTCGTGGGCTGACCGGGGCGCAAGGGGCGGGCGAGTCGGGGCTGTCGCGGCTGATCGAGCTCGGCGCGATCAACGCCGCCGGCGACACGGCGTTCGCTGTCTCGCTGGCCGGCACCGTGTTCTTCGCAGTACCGAGTTCGCAGGCCCGGGACCGGGTCGCGCTCTTCCTGTTGCTGACGATGGCGCCGTTCGCGTTGATGGCCCCGCTCATCGGCCCTGTGCTGGACCGGTTCCGGCACGGCCGCCGCTGGGCGATCGGCGCCACGCTCGGCTTGCGCGGGTTCCTCGTCTGGAGTCTGGCCGCGTCGATCTCAGGAAGTTCGGCCTGGCTGTACCCGGCCGCACTCGGCTGCCTAGTTGCCTCGAAGGCGTACGGCGTAACCCGAGCATCCGCAGTACCGAGGCTCCTGCCCAAGGACGTCACCCTGGTGACGGCGAACTCACGCATCTCACTCGCGGGTCTGGCCGGCGCCACGATCGGCGCCGGCATCGCGGGTGCGTTCGCCGCGATCGGACCGCAATGGTCACTGCGCTGGGCAGCCCTGGTGTACACGGTCGGCCTCGTGCTCGCGATCCGGTTGCCCGCCCGGGTGGACTCACCGGCCGGCGAGGAAATGACCGGTACCGAGGGCCGCGACGCGCGCCGTCGCGCGATCACCTCCGCGGTCGCGCGGGGAATCCGCTGCAATCTCGGGCTGCGCTTCGTCTCCGGCTTCCTGACCATGTACCTGGCGTTCCTGCTCCGCGATCGGCCGATCAGCGGGATCAACGGCGCCGTCGCCGCCGGTGCGGTGATCGCGGCGGCGGGGATCGGCAACAGCCTCGGCACCCTGGTCGGATCGTTGCTCAAGGCCCGTAAACCCGAGGCCGTGGTGCTGGTCGTGCTGTTCGCCGACGCGATCGTCGCGATCTGTGTGGCGGTGTTCTACGGCTTCCCGCTGCTGATCGCGCTCGGCCTGGTCGCGGGCGTCTGCAGTTCACTGGGCAAGTTGTCGCTGGACGCGATGATCCAGCGCGACGTCCCGGAATCAGTCCGTACGTCGGTCTTCGCGCGCTCCGAGACCGTCCTGCAACTCGCCTGGGTGCTCGGCGGCGGCTGCGGCATCGTGCTCCCACTCATCCCCCGCCTCGGCTTCGGCTTCCTGGCGGCGGTTCTCGCGGTCGTCGTCTTCCTGGTCATCCGCCAGAAGCCGACCTCGGTACCGCCCAACCGTCCCGGCACGCATCCTGGACCGCGAGACCCCGCACCCCACCACGACACCCGCCCCGTCCCGCACGCTCGCGGCGGTGTTCCCGGCACCAACACGGCACCTGCCGAGCCCACGCAGTCGACAGCAACCACGCGCACCATCCTCTCCACCGCCCCCGAGTCCATCGCCGAACGCCGCACCCGACCCGCCCGCCCCGACACTCCCCACTACTCCGAACCCACCGTCGAACTGCACTTCGACCCCAACCAAACCCTCCAAGCCGGCGGTCAGCACCCAGGCGAGAGGAGCGCCGCCAACGGCGGCAGCCAGACCTCGGGCGCCGGTTCCGGCGGCGAAACCCGCGGCGAACAGGGCACGGATGGCGGGACGAGCGATCTAAGCCGCGGTGGACAGGGCGCGGGTGGCGGCGGGGTGGGCGATGAAAGCCGTGGCGGGCGTGAGAGTGCTAGGCGACCGGTGGTGGGGCGGTGGTGGAGTGGGCAGCCGGATGATGACGAGACGGTCGTCGAGGAGCAGCCGTGGGCTGTCGAGCCGACGCTGGAACGCAAGGCGGGGCCCTTCCGGCGTCGCCGGTCGGGCCCCGAGTCCGGCACAGGTCGCCGGCCACCTCGCTGA
- a CDS encoding DUF2530 domain-containing protein: MAEENEASVSKKRTDPTSQLARGELMHADVKPLDLSGIPTVIFGIVAWAVAFVVVLIFRSELKKNGDEWWLWVTVAGFGLGWIGLAYCRRRWAAIQAGHRPEQED, encoded by the coding sequence GTGGCAGAGGAGAACGAGGCGTCGGTCTCGAAGAAGCGGACCGACCCGACCAGTCAGCTGGCCCGGGGTGAGTTGATGCACGCCGACGTGAAGCCACTGGATCTGTCCGGCATCCCGACCGTGATCTTCGGCATCGTCGCCTGGGCGGTCGCGTTCGTCGTCGTACTGATCTTCCGGTCCGAGCTGAAGAAGAACGGCGACGAGTGGTGGCTGTGGGTCACCGTGGCCGGCTTCGGGCTGGGCTGGATCGGCCTGGCCTACTGCCGGCGCCGCTGGGCCGCCATCCAGGCGGGCCACCGCCCGGAACAGGAAGACTGA
- a CDS encoding R2-like ligand-binding oxidase, whose product MTNPLHRQGFSSLQAGGLNWDALPLRLFDKGNRKFWNPRDIDFSLDAKDWENFTDNERDNAMMLCAQFIAGEEAVTEDLQPFLQAMAAEGRFGDEMYLTQFCFEEAKHTAVFRMWLDAVGVTEDLHRYVENNPGYRAIFYEALPVALKSLADDPSPANQVRASVTYNHVVEGTLALTGYHSWNLLCTGRGVLPGMQELIRRIGDDERRHMAWGTFTCRRHVAADEANWKVVTDTMEELLPHALVQIQWALENSPEIPPEIDPTALMTYAGDRATRRLGAIESALGADVAGIDLDYSPEKLEDVFGAEDSAALAAVR is encoded by the coding sequence ATGACGAATCCTCTTCACCGGCAGGGTTTCAGCTCGTTGCAGGCGGGCGGGTTGAACTGGGACGCCCTGCCGCTCCGCCTTTTCGACAAGGGGAATCGCAAGTTCTGGAATCCTCGCGACATCGACTTCAGCCTGGACGCCAAGGACTGGGAGAACTTCACCGACAACGAGCGGGACAACGCGATGATGCTGTGCGCGCAGTTCATCGCCGGCGAGGAAGCCGTCACCGAGGACCTGCAGCCGTTCCTGCAGGCGATGGCCGCGGAGGGCCGGTTCGGGGACGAGATGTACCTGACCCAGTTCTGCTTCGAGGAGGCCAAGCACACCGCGGTCTTCCGGATGTGGCTCGACGCGGTCGGCGTCACCGAGGACCTGCACCGGTACGTCGAGAACAACCCCGGCTACCGCGCGATCTTCTACGAAGCGTTGCCGGTGGCACTCAAATCCCTCGCCGACGATCCGTCACCGGCGAACCAGGTACGCGCCTCGGTCACCTACAACCACGTAGTAGAAGGAACTCTGGCTCTCACCGGCTACCACTCGTGGAACCTGCTGTGCACCGGCCGCGGAGTCCTGCCCGGCATGCAGGAACTGATCCGCCGCATCGGTGACGACGAACGACGCCATATGGCCTGGGGCACGTTCACCTGCCGGCGCCACGTCGCCGCCGACGAGGCCAACTGGAAGGTCGTCACCGACACGATGGAGGAACTGCTCCCGCACGCCCTCGTCCAGATCCAGTGGGCGCTGGAGAACTCGCCGGAGATTCCCCCGGAGATCGACCCGACCGCACTGATGACGTACGCCGGCGACCGCGCGACCCGCCGCCTCGGCGCCATCGAGTCGGCCCTCGGCGCGGATGTCGCCGGCATCGACCTCGACTACTCCCCCGAGAAACTGGAGGACGTCTTCGGCGCCGAAGACTCCGCCGCCCTGGCCGCGGTCCGCTGA
- a CDS encoding TetR/AcrR family transcriptional regulator codes for MDSFGARTKRRLREELLDAAYDAIVTGGYDGLRMADVGRRTGVSRQTVYNEFGDKWGVLQAVAARETERFLVDVNAALADHADPIDGLRAAVERALVLASDNPLVKAALTAPGSDQASQVLTTRGQQVLELSHQRLDAHVREHWPEIAPDDASTCVDIALRVVLSHIVNPGPPPTVVADQVARVLGPFLSSNS; via the coding sequence ATGGATTCCTTTGGCGCGCGGACCAAGCGGCGGTTGCGCGAGGAGTTGCTCGACGCGGCGTACGACGCGATCGTCACCGGCGGGTACGACGGGTTGCGGATGGCCGACGTCGGGCGGCGGACCGGGGTCTCGCGGCAGACGGTCTACAACGAGTTCGGTGACAAGTGGGGCGTGCTGCAGGCGGTCGCGGCGCGCGAGACCGAGCGGTTCCTGGTCGATGTGAACGCCGCGCTCGCCGACCATGCCGACCCGATCGACGGGCTCCGCGCCGCGGTCGAACGTGCGCTGGTGCTTGCCTCCGACAACCCGCTCGTGAAGGCCGCGCTCACCGCCCCCGGCTCGGACCAGGCCAGTCAGGTCCTCACCACCCGCGGCCAGCAGGTGCTCGAGTTGAGCCACCAGCGACTGGACGCGCACGTCCGCGAGCACTGGCCCGAGATCGCTCCCGACGACGCGAGCACCTGCGTCGACATCGCCCTGCGCGTCGTCCTCAGCCACATCGTCAACCCCGGCCCGCCACCAACCGTCGTCGCCGACCAGGTAGCCCGGGTCCTCGGCCCCTTCCTCAGCAGCAACAGCTGA
- the larE gene encoding ATP-dependent sacrificial sulfur transferase LarE: MSTAEIQPTPAATPGEADVPELVVGFDLDMTLIDSRPGIQAVWDLLAAETGVPIDTDLVVSRLGPPLTWEMANWFPQDQVEAMVARYREHYPSYAITGSLPLPGVPEALAAVRALRGRTMVVSAKYAPSVTLHLEHLGLDVDEPVGDLHGAEKGTALREHQATIYVGDHTADIDGARAAGAVAVSVATGPFSADELRAYGADVVLNDLTEFPAWLDAYVLEQRLEALMTRLAKYESLVVAFSGGADSAFLLAAAARAIGPANVVAATAVSPSLPVAELEPAAHFADSLGVRHVTPHTHEMDREGYQANAGDRCYFCKAELVETLQPIADEFGIDAIATGTNADDAIAGFRPGIRAAFERGAITPLRDARLTKAQIRAASRSWGLETSDKPAAACLSSRIAYGIRITPNLLVRVDRAEQAVRDLLTPYGVQNVRVRDLGESASIEIDADLLGRVDHAPLIDAVRAEGFAAAAVDSRGFRSGSMNERLADPDRYR, translated from the coding sequence GTGTCAACCGCCGAGATTCAGCCCACCCCTGCCGCCACGCCAGGCGAGGCCGACGTGCCGGAACTGGTGGTCGGTTTCGATCTGGACATGACGCTGATCGACTCCCGGCCCGGGATCCAGGCCGTCTGGGACCTGCTGGCGGCCGAGACCGGCGTCCCGATCGACACCGACCTGGTGGTGAGCCGTCTCGGGCCGCCGCTGACCTGGGAGATGGCGAACTGGTTCCCGCAGGACCAGGTCGAGGCGATGGTCGCGCGGTACCGCGAGCACTACCCGTCGTACGCGATCACCGGGAGCCTGCCGTTGCCGGGGGTGCCCGAGGCGCTGGCCGCAGTGCGGGCTCTGCGTGGGCGCACGATGGTGGTCTCGGCGAAGTACGCGCCGAGCGTGACGCTGCACTTGGAGCACCTGGGGCTGGACGTCGACGAGCCTGTCGGCGATCTGCACGGCGCCGAGAAGGGCACCGCGCTGCGTGAGCACCAGGCCACGATCTATGTCGGCGATCACACCGCCGACATCGACGGAGCCCGGGCTGCCGGCGCGGTCGCGGTGAGCGTTGCCACCGGTCCGTTCTCGGCGGACGAGCTGCGCGCGTACGGCGCTGACGTAGTACTCAACGATCTGACCGAGTTCCCCGCCTGGCTGGACGCCTATGTGCTGGAGCAGCGGCTGGAAGCGTTGATGACGAGGCTGGCCAAGTACGAGAGCCTCGTGGTCGCCTTCTCCGGCGGCGCCGACTCGGCGTTCCTGCTGGCGGCCGCGGCTCGCGCGATCGGCCCGGCCAACGTGGTGGCGGCCACGGCGGTGTCGCCGAGTCTGCCGGTCGCGGAGCTCGAGCCCGCGGCCCACTTCGCCGACTCGCTCGGCGTACGGCATGTGACTCCGCACACCCACGAGATGGACCGCGAGGGCTATCAGGCGAACGCCGGCGACCGCTGCTACTTCTGCAAGGCCGAGCTGGTCGAGACGCTGCAGCCGATCGCGGACGAGTTCGGCATCGACGCGATCGCCACCGGGACCAACGCCGACGACGCGATCGCCGGCTTCCGGCCGGGGATCCGCGCTGCCTTCGAGCGCGGCGCGATCACGCCGTTGCGCGATGCACGGTTGACCAAGGCGCAGATCCGGGCGGCCTCGCGCAGCTGGGGCCTGGAGACGTCGGACAAGCCGGCCGCGGCCTGCCTGTCCAGCCGGATCGCCTACGGCATCCGGATCACTCCCAACCTGCTCGTCCGGGTCGACCGGGCCGAGCAGGCGGTCCGCGACCTGCTCACGCCGTACGGCGTGCAGAACGTGCGGGTCCGCGATCTGGGGGAGTCCGCGAGCATCGAGATCGACGCCGACCTGCTCGGCCGGGTGGACCACGCGCCGCTGATCGACGCGGTCCGCGCGGAAGGTTTCGCGGCGGCGGCCGTCGATTCGCGGGGCTTCCGCTCCGGCTCGATGAACGAGCGGCTGGCCGATCCGGACCGCTATCGCTGA